Proteins from a genomic interval of Salvelinus sp. IW2-2015 linkage group LG14, ASM291031v2, whole genome shotgun sequence:
- the LOC111973295 gene encoding ubiquitin thioesterase otulin isoform X2 yields MKSKRRRKNVAVTEAMGGEEDPKEEAHQGPSTLADAREEYGPAVEDLEVSEEEDLYRGAEELPQGPVKHAGPDALFEVTLPKVEDRCSLEPMVDITSYSEREWKGNTAKSTLIRKGYTKLSQRFESLRRVRGDNYCALRATLFQVLSTSTQPPVWLQVEHISTWAEELEAREGLIGQWMFPSECRQGGGSEDAVQQLKRYMELLQNRWQAAVGCSSMEERRWLCESVFQGGEEELGLLEALKLLMLVRASEFHTTMQEGGDVPVFCWLLYARDSSDCPRTFLFNHLSRVGFSGGLEQVEMFLLGYALQCTIQVYRLYMTDTEEFVTYYPDDHKEDWPCVCLVTEDDRHYNVPVGQHNELQVPEYVPPDCLGSKSQKTSRQADCH; encoded by the exons ATGAAAAGTAAAAGGAGAAGGAAGAATGTTGCTGTGACAGAGGccatgggaggggaggaggacccAAAAGAAGAGGCCCACCAGGGGCCTAGCACCTTAGCTGATGCGAGGGAGGAATATGGTCCAGCTGTGGAGGATCTGGAAGTTAG TGAGGAGGAAGACCTGTATCGAGGAGCTGAAGAACTCCCCCAAGGGCCAGTCAAACATGCAGGACCGGACGCACTGTTTGAAGTCACAC TTCCAAAGGTTGAGGACCGATGCAGTCTGGAGCCAATGGTGGATATTACGTCctacagtgagagagagtggaagggaaACACTGCCAAAAGTACCCTTATTAGAAAG GGTTACACTAAGCTGTCTCAGAGGTTTGAGAGCCTGAGACGGGTGAGAGGCGATAACTACTGTGCCCTCCGAGCCACTCTGTTCCAGGTGCTCTCCACCAGCACTCAGCCGCCTGTCTGGCTGCAGGTCGAACACATCTCCACG TGGGCGGAGGAGCTGGAGGCACGTGAGGGGCTGATTGGCCAGTGGATGTTCCCCTCGGAGTGCAGACAGGGGGGTGGGAGCGAAGACGCCGTCCAACAGCTCAAACGCTACATGGAACTCCTCCAGAACAGG TGGCAGGCGGCTGTGGGCTGCTCCAGCATGGAGGAGAGACGGTggttgtgtgagagtgtgttccagggaggggaggaggagctgGGGCTGCTGGAGGCCCTGAAGCTCCTCATGCTGGTACGGGCGTCGGAGTTCCATACCACCATGCAAGAGGGCGGGGACGTGCCTGTCTTTTGCTGGCTGCTCTATGCACGCGACTCTTCCGACTGCCCACGCACATTCCTCTTCAACCACCTGAGTCGAGTGGGTTTCAGCGGGGGTCTAGAGCAG GTGGAGATGTTTCTGCTGGGATATGCCTTGCAGTGCACCATCCAGGTCTACAGGCTGTACATGACAGACACCGAGGAGTTTGTCACCTATTATCCTGATGACCATAAAGAAGactggccctgtgtgtgtctggtcacAGAGGATGACCGCCACTACAACGTCCCAGTGGGCCAGCACAATGAACTCCAAGTCCCAGAGTACGTCCCTCCAGACTGTTTGGGATCTAAGTCCCAGAAGACCTCACGGCAGGCTGATTGCCACTGA
- the LOC111973295 gene encoding ubiquitin thioesterase otulin isoform X1, whose translation MKSKRRRKNVAVTEAMGGEEDPKEEAHQGPSTLADAREEYGPAVEDLEVSEEEDLYRGAEELPQGPVKHAGPDALFEVTLPKVEDRCSLEPMVDITSYSEREWKGNTAKSTLIRKIPLPVWSQGYTKLSQRFESLRRVRGDNYCALRATLFQVLSTSTQPPVWLQVEHISTWAEELEAREGLIGQWMFPSECRQGGGSEDAVQQLKRYMELLQNRWQAAVGCSSMEERRWLCESVFQGGEEELGLLEALKLLMLVRASEFHTTMQEGGDVPVFCWLLYARDSSDCPRTFLFNHLSRVGFSGGLEQVEMFLLGYALQCTIQVYRLYMTDTEEFVTYYPDDHKEDWPCVCLVTEDDRHYNVPVGQHNELQVPEYVPPDCLGSKSQKTSRQADCH comes from the exons ATGAAAAGTAAAAGGAGAAGGAAGAATGTTGCTGTGACAGAGGccatgggaggggaggaggacccAAAAGAAGAGGCCCACCAGGGGCCTAGCACCTTAGCTGATGCGAGGGAGGAATATGGTCCAGCTGTGGAGGATCTGGAAGTTAG TGAGGAGGAAGACCTGTATCGAGGAGCTGAAGAACTCCCCCAAGGGCCAGTCAAACATGCAGGACCGGACGCACTGTTTGAAGTCACAC TTCCAAAGGTTGAGGACCGATGCAGTCTGGAGCCAATGGTGGATATTACGTCctacagtgagagagagtggaagggaaACACTGCCAAAAGTACCCTTATTAGAAAG ATCCCTCTTCCTGTCTGGTCCCAGGGTTACACTAAGCTGTCTCAGAGGTTTGAGAGCCTGAGACGGGTGAGAGGCGATAACTACTGTGCCCTCCGAGCCACTCTGTTCCAGGTGCTCTCCACCAGCACTCAGCCGCCTGTCTGGCTGCAGGTCGAACACATCTCCACG TGGGCGGAGGAGCTGGAGGCACGTGAGGGGCTGATTGGCCAGTGGATGTTCCCCTCGGAGTGCAGACAGGGGGGTGGGAGCGAAGACGCCGTCCAACAGCTCAAACGCTACATGGAACTCCTCCAGAACAGG TGGCAGGCGGCTGTGGGCTGCTCCAGCATGGAGGAGAGACGGTggttgtgtgagagtgtgttccagggaggggaggaggagctgGGGCTGCTGGAGGCCCTGAAGCTCCTCATGCTGGTACGGGCGTCGGAGTTCCATACCACCATGCAAGAGGGCGGGGACGTGCCTGTCTTTTGCTGGCTGCTCTATGCACGCGACTCTTCCGACTGCCCACGCACATTCCTCTTCAACCACCTGAGTCGAGTGGGTTTCAGCGGGGGTCTAGAGCAG GTGGAGATGTTTCTGCTGGGATATGCCTTGCAGTGCACCATCCAGGTCTACAGGCTGTACATGACAGACACCGAGGAGTTTGTCACCTATTATCCTGATGACCATAAAGAAGactggccctgtgtgtgtctggtcacAGAGGATGACCGCCACTACAACGTCCCAGTGGGCCAGCACAATGAACTCCAAGTCCCAGAGTACGTCCCTCCAGACTGTTTGGGATCTAAGTCCCAGAAGACCTCACGGCAGGCTGATTGCCACTGA